The following proteins come from a genomic window of Gammaproteobacteria bacterium:
- a CDS encoding efflux RND transporter permease subunit → MNVSAWSIKNPVPGILLFVLLTLLGIQSFRELGIQNFPDIELPNVVVTATLEGASPSQLETEVARLIEDKLANLGGVKHLRTTIADSTATIIVEYDIDQDTEVAVNDVRNAIDSIRAKLPASMNDPIVSKITTTGAAIATFTVQSEHMDEEELSWFVDNEIGKAMRAVEGVGAFSRIGGVDREIAVDLDPLKMNALGITPAQITERLKSVQQDTSGGRGDVGGAIQTIRTLAAAHTTQDIAALEIPLADGRTIRLGEVAHVRDTVAERSTYTFLDGKPVIGFNITRLRGVSEVELANKVRKVAQTLQQQFPQIKIVEAYNTVDAVEDNYHGSMELLYEGAFLAILVVFLFLRDWRATLVSATALPLSIIPTFIVMNYLDFSLNVLTLLAMALVVGILVDDAIVEIENIVRHLRMGKKPLEAATEAAGEIGLAVIATTMTLVAVFLPTAFMGGIPGKFFKQFGITAAVAVLTSLLVARMLTPMMAAYFLKEHGSQKPDGPLKQRYLGWMRWTLAHRKITISLALLFFIGSLMLVPLLPKGFLPAADRNQTAVKLELQPGSTLEDTIVAAQQARELLLPVDDIVSIFTAVGVSAGHGPFGEGASSDIRKATLTITLKHRNDRPRKQAEVENEIRERLKPLAGVRTSVGLGGSGEKFQLVLQGEDAVALNDTARVVENELRTLKDIGNITSSASLQRPEIHITPDYARAADLGVTSEALANAIRVATGGDYAVRLPKLNLPQRQIPIRVRLQEDVRQNIEALKQLQVPAKHGFVPLSALAEVTLGSGPSEIDRLDRKRNVSIEIELAGQQVGTLQEQINNMQSLQQLPAGISQPASGEAERMMELFGSFGYAMLIGVLCIYIVLVLLFHDFLQPVTILAALPFSVGGAFLGLLMMDHAFSMPVIIGLLMLMGVVSKNSILLVEYAVKARREHNMPRFEALVDACAKRARPIIMTTIAMGAGMLPVAMGLGAEPSFRSPMAVAVIGGLLTSTVLSLLVIPVVFTYVDDFLQLLKRGMRWIAQAASR, encoded by the coding sequence ATGAATGTTTCGGCCTGGTCGATAAAAAATCCGGTTCCCGGCATTCTGCTGTTTGTCCTGCTGACACTGCTGGGGATTCAAAGTTTTCGCGAATTAGGTATTCAAAACTTTCCTGATATTGAACTGCCCAACGTGGTGGTGACTGCGACGCTGGAAGGAGCATCCCCCAGTCAGTTGGAAACCGAAGTGGCGCGGTTGATTGAGGATAAACTGGCCAATCTGGGTGGCGTAAAGCATTTACGTACCACCATCGCAGATAGCACAGCTACGATCATTGTCGAATACGATATTGATCAAGACACCGAAGTGGCTGTCAATGATGTGCGCAATGCCATCGACAGTATTCGTGCCAAGCTGCCGGCAAGCATGAATGATCCCATCGTTTCCAAAATCACCACTACCGGAGCGGCGATTGCCACCTTCACGGTGCAGTCGGAGCACATGGATGAAGAAGAGTTGTCCTGGTTTGTCGATAATGAAATCGGCAAAGCCATGCGCGCAGTGGAAGGTGTGGGCGCATTTTCACGGATTGGTGGTGTTGATCGTGAAATCGCGGTTGATCTTGATCCACTGAAAATGAATGCACTGGGCATTACCCCGGCACAAATTACTGAACGATTGAAATCGGTTCAGCAGGACACCTCCGGTGGGCGGGGAGATGTCGGTGGTGCGATTCAAACCATACGCACCCTGGCGGCTGCTCATACCACGCAGGATATTGCTGCGCTGGAAATTCCTTTGGCCGATGGGCGTACGATTCGCCTGGGTGAAGTTGCGCACGTGCGTGACACCGTGGCGGAACGGTCGACCTATACTTTCCTGGATGGAAAGCCGGTGATTGGCTTTAACATCACGCGCCTGCGTGGTGTGAGCGAAGTGGAGCTGGCGAACAAGGTGCGCAAAGTAGCGCAGACACTTCAGCAGCAGTTTCCGCAAATAAAAATTGTCGAAGCCTACAATACCGTCGATGCGGTTGAAGACAATTATCACGGTTCGATGGAATTGTTGTACGAAGGCGCCTTCCTGGCGATTCTGGTGGTGTTTCTTTTCCTGCGGGATTGGCGTGCGACCCTGGTGTCGGCGACGGCCTTGCCGTTATCGATTATTCCAACCTTCATCGTGATGAACTATCTCGATTTCAGTCTCAACGTGCTGACCCTGTTGGCGATGGCGTTGGTGGTCGGCATTTTGGTCGATGACGCCATTGTTGAAATCGAAAATATTGTGCGTCACTTACGTATGGGCAAAAAGCCGCTGGAGGCTGCGACCGAAGCCGCAGGAGAAATTGGTCTGGCGGTGATTGCCACCACCATGACCCTGGTAGCTGTGTTTTTGCCGACGGCGTTTATGGGCGGCATTCCAGGGAAATTCTTCAAACAATTTGGGATTACCGCAGCGGTGGCGGTACTAACCTCATTGTTGGTGGCGCGAATGCTGACACCGATGATGGCGGCGTATTTTCTCAAGGAACACGGCTCGCAAAAGCCAGATGGTCCACTGAAGCAGCGCTATCTGGGCTGGATGCGCTGGACTCTGGCGCATCGCAAAATCACCATTTCGCTGGCGTTGCTGTTTTTTATTGGATCGCTGATGCTGGTGCCCTTGTTGCCCAAGGGATTTTTGCCTGCGGCGGATCGAAATCAAACCGCCGTAAAGCTGGAATTACAGCCGGGCAGTACCCTGGAAGACACCATTGTTGCGGCACAGCAGGCGCGTGAATTATTGCTGCCGGTTGATGACATTGTGTCGATATTTACCGCCGTTGGTGTGAGTGCCGGGCACGGACCGTTTGGTGAAGGTGCCAGCAGTGACATCCGCAAGGCGACCTTGACCATTACGCTGAAACACCGCAACGACAGGCCGCGAAAACAGGCGGAAGTGGAGAATGAAATTCGCGAGCGTTTGAAACCGCTGGCGGGGGTTCGCACCTCGGTTGGCCTGGGTGGGTCAGGTGAAAAATTCCAGTTGGTATTGCAGGGCGAAGATGCGGTTGCCCTGAACGATACCGCGCGTGTGGTGGAAAACGAACTGCGGACGTTGAAAGATATCGGCAATATCACCTCCAGTGCGAGTTTACAGCGCCCGGAAATTCATATCACGCCCGATTATGCTCGCGCGGCAGATTTGGGTGTGACCAGCGAAGCGTTGGCAAATGCCATTCGGGTGGCAACAGGTGGCGATTACGCAGTGCGTTTGCCAAAACTGAATTTGCCACAACGACAAATTCCCATTCGGGTTCGCTTGCAAGAAGATGTTCGACAGAATATCGAAGCGCTAAAACAATTGCAGGTGCCCGCGAAACACGGCTTTGTGCCCTTGTCGGCATTGGCTGAAGTAACGCTGGGAAGTGGCCCCAGCGAAATTGATCGGTTGGACCGAAAGCGAAATGTGAGCATCGAAATCGAATTGGCGGGGCAGCAGGTGGGAACGCTGCAGGAGCAGATTAATAACATGCAGTCGCTGCAACAATTGCCTGCGGGTATTAGCCAGCCTGCTTCCGGTGAAGCGGAGCGCATGATGGAGCTGTTTGGCAGTTTCGGCTATGCGATGCTGATCGGCGTGTTGTGCATCTATATCGTGCTGGTGTTGTTGTTCCATGACTTTTTGCAGCCGGTGACTATTTTGGCGGCATTGCCGTTCTCGGTGGGTGGCGCGTTCCTTGGCTTGTTGATGATGGATCATGCGTTTTCAATGCCGGTCATTATCGGCTTGCTGATGTTGATGGGCGTCGTGAGTAAAAATTCTATTCTGTTGGTGGAATATGCGGTGAAGGCGCGGCGTGAACATAACATGCCGCGTTTTGAGGCGCTGGTTGATGCGTGTGCCAAACGTGCGCGACCGATTATCATGACTACCATTGCCATGGGCGCGGGCATGTTGCCGGTGGCAATGGGCCTGGGAGCCGAGCCCAGTTTTCGCTCACCGATGGCGGTGGCGGTAATTGGTGGATTGCTGACATCGACGGTGTTGTCATTGCTGGTGATTCCTGTGGTGTTTACTTACGTCGATGATTTTCTGCAATTGTTAAAACGCGGAATGCGCTGGATTGCTCAGGCCGCATCACGCTGA
- a CDS encoding efflux RND transporter periplasmic adaptor subunit — protein MNFKKTNALLMLALLSLTPVTMPNAADKPDAAKKERPVLAVKTITPSVESWSETQLASGGIWPWQEAIVAAETTGLRVTDILVDVGDEVKRGQKMALLASDMVRADLAQKEALVAQANAEMREAEENAKRAEEAKLSGVYSEQMVTQYLVARDKARANLSSAEAQLQSQKIRLRQTEIVAVDDGVVSARSAMLGAVPQVGAELFRLVRKNRLEWRAELMAEQVAKVKPGQDARLRLSSGEQIEGKVRMKSPVADVSSRKTLVYVDLLSSKNARAGMFAQGEILFEKKQVMTVPESAVVLRDGYSYIFEVGSDQRVIQRKVTTGQRSNNRVEVVKGLSANARIVLSGGAFLNGGDAVQVSENAAAPKVVKQ, from the coding sequence ATGAATTTTAAAAAGACCAATGCGCTGTTGATGCTGGCGCTACTAAGTTTGACGCCTGTGACCATGCCTAATGCAGCTGACAAGCCCGACGCGGCAAAAAAAGAAAGGCCGGTATTGGCGGTCAAAACGATTACTCCCAGCGTTGAAAGCTGGAGCGAAACCCAATTGGCCAGTGGCGGAATTTGGCCTTGGCAAGAGGCGATTGTGGCAGCAGAAACGACAGGATTGCGCGTGACCGACATTCTGGTGGATGTGGGTGATGAAGTGAAACGCGGGCAAAAAATGGCGTTACTGGCATCCGACATGGTAAGGGCCGATCTGGCACAAAAAGAAGCACTGGTTGCGCAGGCCAATGCCGAGATGCGTGAAGCGGAAGAAAATGCCAAGCGTGCTGAGGAAGCAAAACTGAGTGGTGTTTACTCTGAGCAAATGGTGACCCAGTATTTGGTGGCTCGCGACAAGGCGCGCGCTAATTTGTCATCCGCAGAAGCGCAATTGCAAAGTCAAAAAATCCGCCTGAGACAAACCGAAATTGTTGCCGTGGATGACGGCGTGGTATCCGCTCGCAGCGCCATGCTTGGTGCTGTGCCCCAGGTGGGTGCTGAATTGTTTCGTTTGGTACGGAAAAACCGTCTGGAATGGCGAGCGGAATTGATGGCCGAGCAGGTGGCGAAAGTGAAGCCAGGACAAGATGCTCGTTTGCGATTGTCCAGTGGCGAACAAATCGAAGGCAAAGTGCGGATGAAATCGCCCGTGGCGGACGTCAGTTCGCGCAAGACGTTGGTGTATGTGGATTTGTTGTCGAGCAAAAATGCACGCGCAGGAATGTTTGCCCAAGGCGAAATTTTGTTCGAGAAAAAACAAGTAATGACCGTGCCTGAATCCGCTGTGGTGTTGCGTGATGGCTACAGCTACATATTCGAAGTGGGTAGCGATCAGCGCGTAATTCAACGCAAAGTGACAACAGGGCAGCGATCCAATAACCGGGTTGAAGTCGTCAAGGGGCTCAGTGCCAATGCGCGCATTGTGCTCAGTGGCGGCGCATTCCTCAACGGTGGTGATGCCGTGCAGGTCAGTGAAAATGCCGCTGCACCCAAGGTAGTTAAGCAATGA
- a CDS encoding CerR family C-terminal domain-containing protein, with product MDGKSAETRDSLIQAAIPLFAESGFKGVSVREICAAAGANVAAVQYHFDGKEGLYRAVFEALLAEDEANFSHAMQQLQAMIDEAQGDRDALAITLSVYIDSFFSRFPCEPHRRWYAMLVVRELSFPGLGFELIYQRRAQPSQQIFTRIIAGLQHIDENSDRAKLQAYVLMGTMLNVIVSRHALLATMGAGQPCVDVLTQASATAGELIFNALGLTSKTLASVEE from the coding sequence ATGGACGGCAAAAGCGCAGAAACCCGGGACAGCTTGATTCAGGCGGCGATTCCGTTGTTTGCCGAATCGGGATTTAAAGGCGTGTCCGTGCGCGAGATCTGTGCGGCTGCCGGTGCCAATGTGGCGGCAGTGCAATACCATTTTGACGGCAAGGAAGGTCTGTACCGGGCGGTGTTTGAGGCGCTGCTGGCGGAAGATGAAGCAAATTTTAGCCATGCCATGCAGCAACTGCAGGCAATGATTGATGAGGCGCAAGGCGATCGCGATGCCCTGGCCATTACTCTGAGTGTTTACATAGACAGTTTTTTCAGTCGCTTTCCCTGTGAGCCACATCGTCGTTGGTATGCGATGTTAGTAGTGCGCGAGCTGTCGTTTCCCGGTCTGGGATTTGAGCTGATTTACCAGCGCCGCGCGCAGCCTTCGCAGCAAATATTTACCCGAATTATTGCCGGATTGCAGCACATCGATGAAAACTCCGATCGTGCGAAATTACAAGCGTATGTATTGATGGGAACGATGCTGAATGTGATCGTTTCACGTCACGCGCTGCTGGCGACTATGGGGGCTGGGCAGCCATGCGTAGATGTATTAACGCAGGCATCGGCCACCGCAGGCGAACTAATTTTTAATGCGTTAGGTTTGACGTCAAAGACACTGGCCAGTGTCGAGGAATAA
- a CDS encoding ATP-grasp domain-containing protein, translated as MSNAATTWFIVADHAGAGILNVIPQGEHLRVLSRQQLLDDPGIRFAAQDKVCITSETVLELVLQRWDDPQRCHAVEQLKNKVSSRQLLQGMFPNLYFKPIKLSDLPTQQLDPSKKYFVKPVKGYWGSGGRMLQGKMDLSAVVRDIEQELTRKVSIFSDKVLSTEDFLIEEFIEGEEYAADMFFDAEGKPVITNICHHPIPDNKAYLHVVYYTTHEIYQDLHDKLVVFFTEMNKTLQAKSLPLHGEFRFYKDQFIPIELNPLRYGSDGLSDLSFHAFGLDPFACFANDIRPDWQKLWRGKESKVFAFYIGYNGTAVDVSQYRPDYRGFRALFSNIISDLALDYQHQLAFSVVYIEEDSVERIYELLNVEFSGFFIQKKKYSEASLRELYRCGVEMRIPAGTMIWREGDLGDYLLLILQGNIEAFVSDRDQREVVLDDLQAGSTLGELSALDGLPRSASARAKTDCVCIRIYAHVFRKLISRVPDILEDLFWQQVVRVREMDRKLVGKAP; from the coding sequence ATGAGCAATGCAGCAACCACCTGGTTTATCGTTGCGGACCATGCAGGAGCAGGGATTTTGAATGTGATCCCTCAAGGCGAACACCTGCGCGTGTTGTCGCGACAGCAACTGTTGGATGATCCCGGAATCCGTTTTGCCGCCCAGGACAAAGTCTGCATCACCTCTGAAACTGTATTGGAATTGGTGTTGCAGCGCTGGGATGATCCGCAGCGTTGCCATGCGGTCGAGCAACTGAAGAACAAAGTTTCCAGTCGGCAGTTGTTGCAGGGCATGTTTCCCAACTTGTATTTCAAACCGATCAAGTTGAGTGATTTGCCCACGCAGCAGTTGGACCCCAGCAAAAAATATTTCGTCAAACCAGTGAAAGGTTACTGGGGCAGTGGCGGACGAATGCTGCAGGGAAAAATGGATTTGTCCGCAGTTGTGCGCGACATCGAACAGGAGCTGACGCGCAAAGTCAGTATTTTTTCCGACAAGGTGTTGTCGACGGAAGATTTTCTGATTGAAGAATTTATCGAAGGCGAAGAATATGCGGCTGACATGTTTTTCGACGCCGAAGGCAAACCGGTCATTACCAACATTTGCCATCACCCCATTCCTGACAACAAAGCCTATCTGCACGTGGTGTACTACACCACGCATGAGATTTATCAGGATTTGCACGATAAGCTGGTGGTGTTTTTCACCGAGATGAATAAAACCCTGCAGGCGAAATCATTGCCGCTGCATGGTGAGTTTCGGTTTTACAAAGATCAGTTTATCCCGATTGAGCTGAATCCATTGCGCTACGGCAGTGATGGTCTGTCGGATTTGAGTTTTCACGCCTTTGGCCTGGATCCGTTTGCATGCTTTGCCAATGACATTCGTCCTGATTGGCAGAAGCTGTGGCGTGGCAAGGAAAGCAAAGTGTTTGCGTTTTACATCGGCTACAACGGCACTGCCGTGGATGTCAGTCAGTATCGTCCGGACTATCGAGGCTTCCGCGCATTGTTCTCCAACATCATTTCCGATCTGGCGCTGGACTATCAGCATCAACTGGCATTTTCAGTGGTGTACATCGAAGAAGACAGTGTTGAGCGAATTTATGAGTTGTTGAATGTCGAGTTCAGCGGGTTTTTTATTCAGAAGAAAAAATATTCCGAAGCCTCGCTGCGCGAGTTGTATCGTTGCGGTGTGGAAATGCGCATTCCTGCCGGCACAATGATTTGGCGTGAGGGCGATCTTGGTGATTATCTGCTGTTGATTCTGCAGGGCAATATCGAGGCCTTTGTCAGCGATCGCGATCAGCGAGAAGTTGTGCTGGATGATTTGCAGGCGGGCTCGACGTTGGGTGAATTGTCGGCGCTGGATGGTTTACCTCGCTCGGCCAGTGCCCGCGCCAAAACCGACTGCGTGTGTATACGTATTTATGCCCATGTGTTTCGCAAGTTGATCAGTCGCGTCCCGGATATTCTTGAGGATTTGTTCTGGCAGCAAGTGGTGCGAGTGCGGGAAATGGACCGTAAATTGGTGGGCAAGGCCCCCTGA
- a CDS encoding TSUP family transporter: MLNSPLLDFSLWQLIGVAVLFVWTGFVRSGLGFGGAALGLPLMLFIYDQPLFWLPVIGLHLLFFSAITLRTRIDNVDWRYLKLVAPYVIPAALVGVLGLVNLPNLWLVVFIYSITLFYAVLWTLNIAITSSSTWSDKVLLALGGYVAGTSLTGAPLMIAVFMRNVVREQLRNTLFVLWFILVSIKMTAFVSLGVTLHWQSSLVLIPIAAIGHVLGLKAHDYILRNDALFKQVIGGALTIVSGLGLWQVLAAA, encoded by the coding sequence ATTTTGAACTCCCCATTATTGGATTTTTCCCTGTGGCAACTAATCGGCGTTGCCGTGTTGTTTGTCTGGACCGGTTTTGTTCGCAGTGGACTGGGTTTTGGCGGTGCGGCGCTGGGCTTGCCGCTGATGCTGTTCATTTATGATCAGCCGCTGTTCTGGTTGCCGGTTATCGGTCTGCATTTATTGTTTTTTTCCGCTATCACCCTGCGTACCCGCATCGACAATGTCGATTGGCGATATCTAAAACTGGTCGCGCCCTACGTTATTCCTGCGGCCTTGGTTGGGGTGTTGGGCCTGGTGAATTTGCCCAACCTGTGGCTGGTGGTGTTTATCTACAGCATTACGCTGTTTTACGCAGTGCTGTGGACGTTGAATATTGCGATTACCAGCAGCAGTACCTGGAGTGACAAAGTATTGCTGGCACTGGGCGGCTATGTGGCAGGTACTTCACTGACCGGTGCGCCGCTGATGATTGCGGTGTTCATGCGTAACGTGGTGCGCGAACAATTGCGCAATACCCTGTTTGTGCTGTGGTTCATTCTGGTGTCAATCAAAATGACGGCGTTTGTCAGTTTGGGAGTAACGCTGCACTGGCAATCATCGCTGGTATTGATTCCCATCGCGGCGATTGGTCATGTTCTAGGTCTTAAGGCGCATGACTACATATTGCGCAATGATGCGCTGTTTAAGCAGGTAATAGGCGGCGCGCTGACCATCGTCAGTGGCCTGGGGCTCTGGCAGGTGTTGGCGGCGGCATAA
- a CDS encoding NAD(P)/FAD-dependent oxidoreductase, giving the protein MSRSKSFIRLQELQAIAHLCLINKVPVDEGIEIFQFDKSPTIAQSLESARGAVTSLASKALTNLKRKKHPHSHAPSIGIVGAGIAGLSCGYELAKRGIRASLYEGSERVGGRCYSQTNFFGHNIELGGELIDSRHDHMLAYAREFGLTLEDITKIPGEHAYYFFGQHYRDQDIIEDYNALVAAMQDDLQMLSAQPTAQQHTEHDARLDKINLSDYLDSKGASPLLKAVFRTACEGEYGVPLEQQSCLSFLLFMNSDRNTYWRPWGLFSDERYHVVEGNQQIPLRMAAQLETQIHYQMALEHIGRTANGQVQLSFANGQVIKHDLVVLAIPFSVLKNIALDDSLQFPAWKNHAIASLQSGTNAKTMYAFQRPYWRELGYDGLAEADLPNHQTTWETNPTLATSQHAILTDFSSGKRGASLLPDAVQKNAAAFLRDLNLVYPGIQGLEIRTDDAQIAAVLQAWPHNEFAKGSYSCNAPGYFTGIAGLEALPVGNVLFAGEHTDSVYDWQGTMEGALRSGIRAAQQIRDWRL; this is encoded by the coding sequence ATGTCAAGGAGCAAATCTTTTATCCGATTGCAAGAGCTTCAGGCGATTGCGCATTTATGCCTGATCAACAAGGTGCCTGTTGACGAAGGCATTGAGATTTTCCAATTCGATAAATCGCCAACGATCGCACAGTCGCTAGAGTCAGCACGCGGCGCAGTCACTTCGCTGGCGTCAAAGGCGTTGACCAATCTCAAAAGGAAAAAACACCCGCATTCGCACGCGCCAAGTATTGGCATTGTCGGCGCAGGGATTGCCGGACTCAGTTGTGGCTATGAATTAGCCAAACGAGGAATCCGCGCCAGCCTTTATGAAGGCTCCGAACGTGTGGGTGGTCGTTGCTATTCACAGACGAATTTTTTTGGCCACAACATCGAGCTGGGGGGCGAGCTGATTGACTCACGTCATGATCACATGCTGGCCTACGCACGTGAATTTGGTTTGACCCTGGAAGACATCACAAAAATACCGGGCGAACACGCCTATTATTTCTTCGGTCAACATTATCGCGATCAGGATATTATCGAAGACTACAATGCGTTGGTTGCCGCAATGCAGGATGATTTGCAAATGCTGTCGGCGCAACCCACAGCACAGCAACACACTGAACATGATGCGCGGCTGGACAAAATTAATTTGTCGGATTACCTGGACAGCAAGGGTGCCAGCCCGCTGCTTAAAGCCGTATTTCGCACTGCCTGCGAAGGCGAATACGGCGTGCCGCTGGAACAGCAAAGTTGCTTGAGTTTCTTGCTGTTTATGAACTCTGATCGCAATACCTATTGGCGGCCTTGGGGGCTGTTTAGTGACGAGCGCTATCACGTGGTTGAAGGCAATCAGCAGATTCCGCTGCGCATGGCTGCACAACTGGAGACACAGATTCACTATCAAATGGCGCTGGAACACATTGGACGCACAGCCAATGGTCAAGTGCAGTTGAGTTTTGCCAACGGCCAGGTGATCAAGCACGATCTGGTCGTGCTGGCTATTCCATTCAGTGTGCTGAAAAATATTGCGCTGGACGATTCGCTGCAGTTTCCTGCATGGAAAAACCATGCGATTGCCTCGTTGCAGTCAGGAACCAACGCGAAAACCATGTACGCATTTCAGCGTCCCTATTGGCGTGAGCTAGGCTACGACGGTCTGGCGGAAGCTGATTTGCCCAATCATCAAACAACCTGGGAAACCAATCCTACCTTGGCGACCAGTCAGCATGCGATTTTGACAGATTTTTCTTCTGGAAAGCGCGGTGCCAGTTTGTTGCCTGATGCTGTGCAGAAAAACGCGGCTGCGTTTTTGCGCGATTTGAATCTGGTTTATCCCGGCATTCAGGGATTGGAAATTCGCACCGACGATGCGCAAATCGCCGCAGTGTTGCAGGCATGGCCGCACAATGAATTTGCCAAAGGCAGTTACAGTTGCAATGCCCCGGGGTATTTCACCGGGATAGCTGGTCTGGAGGCACTGCCTGTGGGCAATGTGTTGTTTGCCGGTGAACATACGGATTCAGTGTATGACTGGCAAGGCACGATGGAAGGTGCGTTGCGCTCAGGAATTCGGGCAGCACAACAGATTCGCGATTGGCGTTTGTGA
- a CDS encoding HDOD domain-containing protein — translation MMSTSTRKVIKTVPKQQPSQGYLLPIEGVLAKIRNVAKDENVTTLQICQIIAQNPMLQYDIIYVANTLRASQTKIANIYHAVLFLGLEKVDSIIAARVALIQ, via the coding sequence ATGATGTCTACCAGCACACGCAAAGTAATCAAGACAGTCCCCAAACAACAACCATCACAAGGCTACCTGTTGCCCATCGAAGGCGTGCTGGCAAAAATCCGCAACGTTGCCAAAGATGAAAATGTAACCACCTTGCAGATCTGCCAGATCATTGCGCAAAACCCCATGCTGCAATATGACATCATTTACGTCGCTAACACATTGCGCGCTTCGCAAACAAAAATCGCTAACATTTATCATGCGGTTCTGTTTCTGGGCTTGGAAAAAGTGGATTCCATCATTGCAGCACGCGTTGCGCTAATTCAATAA
- a CDS encoding YihY family inner membrane protein: MTQAPQRHSSIIATAWLFIRAISTDIRSGRITLWAGSMVYTTLLSLVPLIAVSFSLLKAFGVHNQLRPLLNELLTPLGEQGQILSHNIITAVDQVQVGVLGVVGVVFLFVTVVLMISRVEEALNEQWQTQDVRPWHSRIGYYLSALILAPPLVVSAFSFLGALFSASLPYAPALLLTLWPKITIAVPLFVTVLAFMLIYLFLPFTTVRPGAALIGALFSTATWKLSGWAFASIISHASHYDAIYSGFTIVIVLMMWLYLSWLIFILGARIAFYCQQPHAMHFPSRMPPSTDQELLALNLMFRIGLHFRQGIPGPTQAQLSLALGQNDHAVAQLLHRLEQSGLVNQLRKGKFVPAKALDSISLFDIVSAVDDTASQAPLPDCPALQEVRQQYARARQQALVAISLNHWLQQSLIKNPTLK; the protein is encoded by the coding sequence ATGACGCAAGCGCCTCAACGCCACTCATCCATCATTGCGACGGCATGGCTATTCATCCGCGCAATCAGCACCGATATCCGCTCGGGCAGAATAACGCTGTGGGCCGGCAGCATGGTGTACACCACTCTGCTATCACTGGTGCCCTTGATCGCCGTCAGCTTTTCATTACTCAAAGCCTTTGGTGTGCACAACCAGTTACGCCCGTTGCTAAACGAGTTACTCACACCGCTGGGAGAACAGGGACAAATCCTCAGTCACAACATCATCACTGCAGTCGATCAAGTGCAGGTCGGCGTGTTGGGCGTGGTGGGTGTGGTGTTCCTGTTTGTGACCGTGGTGCTGATGATTTCAAGGGTTGAAGAGGCTCTGAACGAACAATGGCAAACCCAGGACGTGCGTCCGTGGCACAGCCGAATCGGCTATTATTTGAGCGCCTTAATCTTGGCTCCACCACTGGTAGTGTCAGCTTTCAGTTTTTTGGGTGCCTTGTTTTCGGCTTCCCTGCCCTACGCGCCCGCCCTGTTGTTGACACTGTGGCCAAAAATCACCATCGCTGTGCCGCTGTTCGTCACCGTGCTGGCCTTCATGCTGATTTATCTTTTTTTGCCGTTTACCACGGTTCGCCCCGGCGCGGCGCTGATTGGCGCACTGTTTTCCACTGCTACCTGGAAACTGTCAGGCTGGGCTTTTGCCTCGATTATCAGCCACGCCAGCCATTACGACGCCATTTATTCCGGTTTTACCATTGTCATTGTGCTGATGATGTGGCTGTACCTGAGCTGGTTGATTTTCATTCTGGGTGCTCGCATCGCCTTCTATTGTCAGCAGCCCCACGCCATGCACTTCCCCAGTCGCATGCCGCCGAGCACCGACCAGGAACTGCTGGCACTGAACCTGATGTTCCGCATTGGGCTGCACTTTCGCCAGGGAATTCCCGGCCCCACCCAGGCCCAGCTCAGTCTTGCGCTGGGACAAAACGACCATGCCGTGGCACAGCTTCTGCACAGACTGGAGCAGTCGGGGCTGGTCAACCAGCTGCGCAAGGGGAAGTTTGTGCCGGCCAAGGCACTGGACAGCATCAGCCTGTTTGACATTGTCAGCGCCGTTGATGACACCGCCAGCCAGGCTCCCCTGCCAGACTGCCCAGCCCTGCAGGAAGTGCGACAACAATACGCTCGAGCACGACAACAAGCGTTGGTCGCCATCAGTCTGAACCATTGGTTACAACAATCTTTGATAAAGAACCCCACACTAAAATGA